One Pieris napi chromosome Z, ilPieNapi1.2, whole genome shotgun sequence DNA window includes the following coding sequences:
- the LOC125062144 gene encoding mucin-2-like isoform X6, translated as MRLQILLLIGAAWADVLPNGCPRDFSVHHLLRHEDCTKFYSCSNGVPIEMSCGPGTGFDFDLQKCTEDTSGCAKNDHNFIDSGGTCIPTAHETDCTKFYSCENGVHVLATCDPGYRFNTEMGKCEVSSKVTCKHIKKRSIQTRCPNDVWIQMNIPHESDCDKYYRCFHGNRILMSCFNGAHYNPKTQSCDTPENAGCADGEIMEDCPANTFIPIFLPHDTDCNKYYRCFRGNKQVQRCGHGQHFNAKTQLCDTIANAGCQEESNTPNGCSKDEISLPHEQCDKYYKCVHGNKILMPCPTGTHFSFELQRCDWPNIAKCEPTQTPTTTTTTTTTTTTTTPKPESTPRPGYFPNGCPIDYRIEQLLPHPDCTKFYQCVHGFKQEMPCPGGTHFSIHLQRCDWPSIAKCVPGTTTTTQRSITTTRQPTTSRQPTTTTRRPTTTTTTTTKPPISTPRPGYFPNGCPIDYRIEQLLPHPDCGKYYQCVHGFKQEMPCYHGLHFSYELQRCEWPNIAKCVPGGTTTTRLPTTITTKLPSTTSTTTTTTTTKPVSTPRPGYFPNGCPVDYRIEQLLPHPDCTKFYQCVHGFKQEMPCPGGTHFSFELQRCDWPNIANCKPGASTSSPTTTTSTTPSTTTSTPRPTTTTPSLTTTSKPEYLPNGCPKDFSVHLLLPHEYDCTKFYYCNFGEKVERQCNSNLYFDPILQVCNWPSAVDCKPSTPPPSTTIKDPETTTSEVTTPVATSPDITVSPEVSTPDPTTPEATSTEVTTPKATTAEDTTFEPTTPAATTPEATTIDEITLEPTIPEATTPEATTAEDTTLEPTTPVATTPEATTAEDTTLESTTPVATTPEATTAEDTTLEPTTPAATTPEATTAEDTTLEPTTPEATTPEATTAEDTTLESTTPAATTPEATTAEDTTSEPTTPEATTPEATTPEATTPEATTAEDTTLEPTTPEATTTEATTAEDTTLEPTTPEVTTAEDTTLEQTTPAATTPEATTAEDTTLEPTTPEATTPEATTAEDTTLESTTPAATKPEATTAEDTTSEPTTPEATTPEATTPEATTPEATTAEDTTLEPTTTEATTPQATTAEDTTLEPTTPEATTPEATTVKDTTLEPTTPETTTPVATTVEDTTLEPTTPEATTPEATTAEDTTLEPTTPEATTAEDTTLEPTTPEATTPEATTVEDTTLEPTTPEATTPEATTVEDTTLEPTTPEATTAEDTTLEPTTPETTTPVATTVEDTTLEPTTPEATTAEDTTLEPTTPEATTAEDTTLEPTTPETTTPVATTVEDTTLEPTTPAETTPEATTVEDTTLEPTTPEDTTPEATTVEDTTLEPTTPEATTPEATTAEDTTLEPTTPEATTAEDTTLEPTTPEATTAEDTTLEPITPETTTPVATTVEDTTLEPTTPEATTPEATTAEDTTLEPTTPEATTAEDTTLEPTTPEATTAEDTTLEPTTPEATTAEDTTLEPTTPEATTPEATTAEDTTLEPTTPEATTTEATTAEDTTLEPTTPEATTAEDTTLEPTTPEATTPEVTTAEDTTLEPNTPAATTPEATTAEDTTLEPTTPEATTPEATTAEDTTLEPTTPEATTTEATTAEDTTLEPTTPAATIPEATTAEDTTLEPTTPAATTPEATTAEDTTLEPTTPEATTTEATTAEDTTLEPTTPEVTTPEDTTLEPTTPAATTPEATTVEDTTLEPTTPEDTTPEATTVEDTTLEPTTPEATTTEATTAEDTTLEPTTPEVTTAEDTTLEPTTPAATTPEATTVEDTTLEPTTPEDTTPEATTVEDTTLEPTTPETTTPVATTVEDTTLEPTTPEATTAEDTTLEPTTPEATTAEDTTLEPTTPETTTPVATTVEDTTLEPTTPAETTPEATTVEDTTLEPTTPEDTTPEATTVEDTTLEPTTPEATTPEATTAEDTTLEPTTPEATTAEDTTLEPTTPEATTAEDTTLEPTTPEATTPEATTAEDTTLEPTTPEATTAEDTTLEPTTPEATTAEDTTLEPTTPEATTPEVTTAEDTTLEPNTPAATTPEATTAEDTTLEPTTPEATTPEATTAEDTTLEPTTPEATTTEATTAEDTTLESTTPVATTPEATTAEDTTLEPTTPAATTPEATTAEDTTLEPTTPEATTPEATTAEDTTLESTTPAATTPEATTADDTTLEPTTPAETTPEATTADDTTLEPTTPEATTPEPTTADDTTLEPTTPEATTPEPTTADDTTLEPTTPEATTPEATTVEDTTLESTTPEATTPEPTTADDTTLEPTTPEATTPEPTTADDTTLGPTTPEATTPEATTAEDTTLEPTTSDATTPEATTPEATTTPSSPSPAPICPPGVFGNVPHPVLCDYYYNCIGGMEVLLRCLEGFEYDHSIRSCTRISENGCFARKNATTTTTENQVADTTTEDIESTTYRDNICPPGFSGTLPHSTLCSAYYRCEEGEAILKNCAKGFEYDAVIMDCVPISESGCYAQQGLTTTTDNNRLPELSTYKNDEEDYICPPMFSGNIEHPTLCDSYYTCFSGMEFLMNCSHGFEFDPVVKNCVRISSTGCFATRYNLTTTTTTTTPTPTTTENNKDKPICPPNYSGNVPHETKCDSYYTCFSGSEFLMQCPNGFEFDPTTKDCVRISETGCFAQQGLATTTDNNRLPELSTYKNDEENYICPPMFSGNIKHPTLCDSYYTCFAGMEFLMNCTHGFEFDPVVKDCVRISETGCFAQQGLATTTDNNRLPELSTYKNDEEKYICPPMFSGNIEHPTLCDSYYTCFAGMEFLMNCSHGFEFDPAVQNCVRISNTGCFATRYNLTTTTTTTTTTPTTTTTENNKVKSICPPNFSGNVPHKTKCDAFYTCFSGSEFLMQCPNGFEFDPNTKDCVRISDTGCFAQQSLATTTDNNRLPELSTNKNDEEDYNCPPMFSGNIEHPTLCDSYYTCFAGMEFLMNCSHGFEFDPVVENCVRVSNTGCFARRYNLTTRMTSTTTENNKIKPICPPAFSGNLPHRTKCDYYYTCFSGSEFLMRCPNGFEFDPTTNECVRISSSGCFARQNDPENICMPGESGHVPHPELCDTFYLCAMGEPLRLHCSRGFEFSAANGQCVAISDDGCFAKVKQSKKMPICSPAQVGNIPHHTRCDAYYSCMAGEATEVLCEEGLEFDPETKQCALISENGCTARK; from the exons ATGCGTTTACAAATATTACTCCTAATAGGAGCAGCATGGGCAGATGTCTTACCCAATGGCTGTCCACGAGATTTCAGCGTCCATCACCTGCTGAGACACGAAGACTGCACCAAATTCTACTCATGCAGCAATGGAGTGCCCATTGAGATGTCGTGTGGACCTGGAACTGGCTTTGACTTTGATTTACAG AAATGTACCGAGGACACGTCCGGCTGCGCCAAAAACGATCATAACTTTATAGACAGTGGCGGAACGTGTATTCCCACTGCACACGAAACAGATTGTACTAAGTTCTATTCCTGTGAAAATGGTGTTCATGTGTTGGCCACTTGTGATCCAGGTTATAGGTTTAATACCGAAATGGGG aaatgCGAAGTATCATCCAAAGTGACATGCAAACACATAAAAAAGCGCTCCATACAGACGAGATGTCCCAACGATGTGTGGATACAAATGAACATTCCACACGAGAGCGATTGCGATAAATACTACAGATGTTTCCACGGGAATCGAATCTTGATGTCCTGTTTTAATGGGGCGCATTATAATCCAAAGACTCAG AGTTGTGACACGCCGGAGAATGCTGGTTGCGCTGACGGGGAAATTATGGAGGATTGTCCAGCGAACACCTTTATCCCAATCTTCTTACCTCATGATACTGACTGTAACAAGTATTATAGATGCTTTAGAGGTAACAAACAAGTCCAAAGGTGTGGTCATGGACAGCATTTTAATGCGAAAACCCAG CTCTGCGATACAATAGCAAACGCTGGCTGTCAAGAGGAATCAAACACGCCGAATGGATGCTCAAAGGATGAAATATCTCTACCACACGAACAatgtgataaatattataaatgtgttcacgggaataaaatattaatgccTTGTCCAACTGGGACGCACTTTAGTTTCGAGTTACAG CGATGTGATTGGCCAAACATAGCGAAATGCGAGCCAACACAAACACCAACAACAACAACGACtacaacaacaacaacgaCGACGACGACACCAAAACCGGAATCAACACCCAGACCGGGATACTTTCCTAACGGATGTCCTATAGACTATAGAATTGAACAGTTGTTACCTCATCCGGATTGTACGAAGTTTTATCAGTGCGTGCATGGTTTTAAACAAGAAATGCCATGTCCAGGAGGAACGCACTTCAGTATTCATTTGcag AGATGTGATTGGCCCAGTATAGCGAAGTGTGTCCCGGGTACAACAACCACAACTCAACGCTCAATTACAACAACTCGCCAACCAACAACAAGTCGCCAACCAACAACAACTACTCGTCGACCGAcgacaacaacaacaacaacaactaaACCACCTATTAGTACCCCAAGGCCTGGATATTTCCCCAATGGATGTCCTATAGATTACAGAATAGAACAGCTGTTACCTCATCCGGACTGTGGCAAATACTATCAATGTGTACACGGTTTTAAACAAGAAATGCCGTGCTATCATGGTTTACACTTTAGTTACGAGCTACAG AGATGTGAATGGCCAAATATAGCAAAATGTGTGCCTGGTGGAACAACAACTACGCGATTACCAACAACGATAACAACGAAATTACCATCAACAACATCTACGACAACCACAACCACGACAACTAAACCAGTATCAACACCAAGGCCAGGTTATTTTCCCAATGGCTGTCCCGTAGACTACAGAATCGAACAATTGTTACCTCATCCTGACTGCACTAAATTCTATCAGTGCGTACATGGCTTTAAACAAGAAATGCCATGTCCAGGAGGAACACACTTTAGTTTTGAACTGCAG AGATGTGATTGGCCAAATATTGCTAATTGTAAGCCTGGAGCTTCAACTTCATCGCCAACAACAACAACTTCTACAACGCCCAGTACAACAACATCAACACCAAGGCCAACAACAACAACGCCGAGCTTAACAACAACGTCAAAGCCAGAATATTTACCAAATGGTTGTCCTAAGGACTTTTCAGTCCATTTGTTGTTACCACATGAGTACGATTGCACGAAATTCTATTATTGCAATTTTGGGGAGAAGGTTGAGCGGCAATGTAATTCGAATTTATACTTCGATCCAATTTTGCAG GTATGTAACTGGCCGTCAGCAGTTGATTGTAAGCCAAGCACGCCTCCTCCAAGTACAACTATAAAAGACCCCGAAACAACAACATCTGAGGTAACCACTCCAGTTGCTACTAGTCCTGATATCACAGTAAGTCCAGAAGTCTCTACACCTGACCCAACTACGCCTGAAGCAACATCAACAGAGGTTACAACCCCAAAAGCTACCACGGCTGAAGACACAACATTCGAGCCAACTACGCCTGCAGCAACAACACCAGAGGCTACCACGATTGACGAAATAACATTAGAGCCAACTATACCTGAAGCTACAACCCCAGAAGCTACCACGGCTGAAGACACAACATTAGAGCCAACTACGCCTGTAGCAACAACACCAGAGGCTACCACGGCTGAAGACACAACATTAGAGTCAACTACACCTGTAGCAACAACACCAGAAGCTACCACGGCTGAAGACACAACATTAGAGCCAACTACGCCTGCAGCAACAACACCAGAGGCTACCACGGCTGAAGATACTACATTAGAGCCAACTACACCTGAAGCTACAACCCCAGAAGCTACCACGGCTGAAGACACTACATTAGAGTCAACTACGCCTGCAGCAACAACACCAGAGGCTACCACGGCTGAAGACACAACATCAGAGCCAACTACGCCTGAAGCAACAACACCAGAAGCAACTACACCTGAAGCTACAACCCCAGAAGCTACCACGGCTGAAGACACTACATTAGAGCCAACTACACCTGAAGCTACAACTACAGAAGCTACCACGGCTGAAGACACAACATTAGAGCCAACTACACCTGAAGTTACCACAGCTGAAGACACAACATTAGAGCAAACTACGCCTGCAGCAACAACACCAGAGGCTACCACGGCTGAAGACACTACATTAGAGCCAACTACACCTGAAGCTACAACCCCAGAAGCTACCACGGCTGAAGACACTACATTAGAGTCAACTACGCCTGCAGCAACAAAACCAGAGGCTACCACGGCTGAAGACACAACATCAGAGCCAACTACGCCTGAAGCAACAACACCAGAAGCAACTACACCTGAAGCTACAACCCCAGAAGCTACCACGGCTGAAGACACAACATTAGAGCCAACTACGACTGAAGCTACAACCCCACAAGCTACCACGGCTGAAGACACAACATTAGAGCCAACTACGCCTGAAGCTACAACCCCAGAAGCTACCACGGTGAAAGACACAACATTAGAGCCAACTACACCTGAAACTACAACCCCAGTAGCTACCACGGTTGAAGACACAAC ATTAGAGCCAACTACACCTGAAGCTACAACCCCAGAAGCTACCACGGCTGAAGACACAACATTAGAGCCAACTACACCTGAAGCTACCACGGCTGAAGACACAACATTAGAGCCAACTACACCTGAAGCTACAACCCCAGAAGCTACCACGGTGGAAGACACAACATTAGAGCCAACTACACCTGAAGCTACAACCCCAGAAGCTACCACGGTGGAAGACACAACATTAGAGCCAACTACACCTGAAGCTACCACGGCTGAAGACACAACATTAGAGCCAACTACACCTGAAACTACAACCCCAGTAGCTACCACGGTGGAAGACACAACATTAGAGCCAACTACACCTGAAGCTACCACGGCTGAAGACACAACATTAGAGCCAACTACACCTGAAGCTACCACGGCTGAAGACACAACATTAGAGCCAACTACACCTGAAACTACAACCCCAGTAGCTACCACGGTTGAAGACACAACATTAGAGCCAACTACACCTGCAGAAACAACACCAGAGGCTACCACGGTTGAAGACACAACATTAGAGCCAACTACGCCTGAAGATACAACCCCAGAAGCTACCACGGTTGAAGACACAACATTAGAGCCAACTACGCCTGAAGCTACAACCCCAGAAGCTACCACGGCTGAAGACACAACATTAGAGCCAACTACACCTGAAGCTACCACGGCTGAAGACACAACATTAGAGCCAACTACACCTGAAGCTACCACGGCTGAAGACACAACATTAGAGCCAATTACACCTGAAACTACAACCCCAGTAGCTACCACGGTTGAAGACACAACATTAGAGCCAACTACACCTGAAGCTACAACCCCAGAAGCTACCACGGCTGAAGACACAACATTAGAGCCAACTACACCTGAAGCTACCACGGCTGAAGACACAACATTAGAGCCAACTACACCTGAAGCTACCACGGCTGAAGACACAACATTAGAGCCAACTACACCTGAA GCTACCACGGCTGAAGACACAACATTAGAGCCAACTACACCTGAAGCTACAACCCCAGAAGCTACCACGGCTGAAGACACAACATTAGAGCCAACTACGCCTGAAGCTACAACTACAGAAGCTACCACGGCTGAAGACACAACATTAGAGCCAACTACACCTGAAGCTACCACGGCTGAAGACACAACATTAGAGCCAACTACACCTGAAGCTACAACCCCAGAAGTTACCACGGCTGAAGACACAACATTAGAGCCAAATACGCCTGCAGCAACAACACCAGAGGCTACCACGGCTGAAGACACAACATTAGAGCCAACTACACCTGAAGCTACAACCCCAGAAGCTACCACGGCTGAAGACACAACATTAGAGCCAACTACGCCTGAAGCTACAACTACAGAAGCTACCACGGCTGAAGACACAACATTAGAGCCAACTACGCCTGCAGCAACAATACCTGAGGCTACCACGGCTGAAGACACTACATTAGAGCCAACTACGCCTGCAGCAACAACACCAGAGGCTACCACGGCTGAAGACACTACATTAGAGCCAACTACACCTGAAGCTACAACTACAGAAGCTACCACGGCTGAAGACACAACATTAGAGCCAACTACACCTGAAGTTACCACACCTGAAGACACAACATTAGAGCCAACTACGCCTGCAGCAACAACACCAGAAGCTACCACGGTTGAAGACACAACATTAGAGCCAACTACGCCTGAAGATACAACCCCAGAAGCTACCACGGTTGAAGACACAACATTAGAGCCAACTACGCCTGAAGCTACAACTACAGAAGCTACCACGGCTGAAGACACAACATTAGAGCCAACTACACCTGAAGTTACCACAGCTGAAGACACAACATTAGAGCCAACTACGCCTGCAGCAACAACACCAGAAGCTACCACGGTTGAAGACACAACATTAGAGCCAACTACGCCTGAAGATACAACCCCAGAAGCTACCACGGTTGAAGACACAACATTAGAGCCAACTACACCTGAAACTACAACCCCAGTAGCTACCACGGTGGAAGACACAACATTAGAGCCAACTACACCTGAAGCTACCACGGCTGAAGACACAACATTAGAGCCAACTACACCTGAAGCTACCACGGCTGAAGACACAACATTAGAGCCAACTACACCTGAAACTACAACCCCAGTAGCTACCACGGTTGAAGACACAACATTAGAGCCAACTACACCTGCAGAAACAACACCAGAGGCTACCACGGTTGAAGACACAACATTAGAGCCAACTACGCCTGAAGATACAACCCCAGAAGCTACCACGGTTGAAGACACAACATTAGAGCCAACTACGCCTGAAGCTACAACCCCAGAAGCTACCACGGCTGAAGACACAACATTAGAGCCAACTACACCTGAAGCTACCACGGCTGAAGACACAACATTAGAGCCAACTACACCTGAAGCTACCACGGCTGAAGACACAACATTAGAGCCAACTACACCTGAAGCTACAACCCCAGAAGCTACCACGGCTGAAGACACAACATTAGAGCCAACTACACCTGAAGCTACCACGGCTGAAGACACAACATTAGAGCCAACTACACCTGAAGCTACCACGGCTGAAGACACAACATTAGAGCCAACTACACCTGAAGCTACAACCCCAGAAGTTACCACGGCTGAAGACACAACATTAGAGCCAAATACGCCTGCAGCAACAACACCAGAGGCTACCACGGCTGAAGACACAACATTAGAGCCAACTACACCTGAAGCTACAACCCCAGAAGCTACCACGGCTGAAGACACAACATTAGAGCCAACTACGCCTGAAGCTACAACTACAGAAGCTACCACGGCTGAAGACACAACATTAGAGTCAACTACACCTGTAGCAACAACACCAGAGGCTACCACGGCTGAAGACACAACATTAGAGCCAACTACGCCTGCAGCAACAACACCAGAGGCTACCACGGCTGAAGATACTACATTAGAGCCAACTACACCTGAAGCTACAACCCCAGAAGCTACCACGGCTGAAGACACTACATTAGAGTCAACTACGCCTGCAGCAACAACACCAGAGGCTACCACGGCTGATGACACAACATTAGAGCCAACTACGCCTGCAGAAACAACACCAGAGGCTACCACGGCTGATGACACAACATTAGAGCCAACTACACCTGAAGCTACAACCCCAGAACCTACCACGGCTGATGACACAACATTAGAACCAACTACGCCTGAAGCTACAACCCCAGAACCTACCACGGCTGATGACACAACATTAGAGCCAACTACGCCTGAAGCTACAACCCCAGAGGCTACCACGGTTGAAGATACAACATTAGAGTCAACTACACCTGAAGCTACAACCCCAGAACCTACCACGGCTGATGACACAACATTAGAACCAACTACGCCTGAAGCTACAACCCCAGAACCTACCACGGCTGATGACACAACATTAGGGCCAACTACGCCTGAAGCTACAACCCCAGAAGCTACTACGGCTGAAGACACAACATTAGAGCCAACTACATCGGACGCAACAACACCAGAAGCAACTACACCTGAAGCTACAACGACGCCAAGTTCCCCATCACCTGCACCAATTTGTCCTCCAGGCGTTTTCGGCAATGTACCACATCCCGTTTTGTGTGACTACTATTACAATTGCATTGGAGGAATGGAGGTCTTATTGAGATGTTTAGAAGGCTTTGAGTACGATCACAGTATTCGG AGCTGCACACGTATTTCCGAAAATGGATGTTTTGCAAGAAAAAATGccacaacaacaacaacagaAAACCAGGTTGCTGACACAACCACGGAAGACATTGAATCAACAACATACAGAGACAACATTTGTCCACCAGGTTTTTCAGGCACTTTGCCACACTCAACACTTTGCAGTGCATATTATCGTTGTGAAGAGGGTGAAGCGATACTGAAGAACTGCGCGAAAGGATTCGAGTACGATGCCGTAATTAtg gACTGTGTTCCAATATCAGAGAGCGGTTGTTACGCACAGCAAGGTCTAACAACAACAACAGATAATAACAGATTACCTGAGTTATCAACTTACAAGAACGATGAAGAGGATTACATTTGTCCACCAATGTTTTCTGGGAATATCGAACATCCAACTTTGTGTGATTCGTATTACACTTGCTTTTCTGGAATGGAGTTTTTGATGAATTGCTCACATGGGTTCGAGTTTGACCCAGTTGTTAag AATTGCGTCCGCATCTCTAGCACGGGTTGTTTCGCAACACGATACAACttaacaacaacaacaacaacgaCGACACCAACTCCAACAACAACCGAAAACAACAAAGACAAACCAATTTGTCCACCGAACTACTCAGGAAATGTTCCCCACGAAACGAAATGCGATTCTTACTATACTTGCTTTAGTGGTTCGGAGTTTTTGATGCAGTGTCCCAACGGTTTTGAATTTGATCCGACTACAAAA GACTGTGTGCGAATATCGGAGACCGGTTGTTTCGCACAACAAGGCTTAGCAACAACAACAGACAACAATAGATTACCCGAGTTATCAACTTACAAGAACGATGAAGAGAACTATATATGCCCTCCAATGTTTTCTGGAAATATCAAACATCCAACTTTGTGTGATTCGTATTACACTTGCTTTGCTGGAATGGAGTTTTTGATGAATTGCACTCATGGGTTCGAGTTTGACCCAGTTGTTAAG GATTGTGTTCGAATATCGGAGACCGGTTGTTTTGCACAACAAGGCTTAGCAACAACAACTGACAACAATAGACTACCCGAGTTATCAACTTACAAGAACGACGAAGAGAAGTATATTTGTCCACCAATGTTTTCTGGGAACATCGAACATCCAACTTTGTGTGATTCGTATTATACTTGCTTCGCTGGAATGGAGTTTTTGATGAATTGTTCTCATGGATTCGAGTTTGATCCAGCTGTTCAG AACTGCGTCCGAATCTCGAACACTGGTTGTTTCGCAACACGATACAACTTGACAACAACAACAACGACGACGACAACGACACCAACTACAACAACAACCGAAAACAACAAAGTCAAATCAATATGTCCACCGAACTTCTCAGGAAATGTACCCCACAAAACGAAGTGCGATGCTTTCTATACTTGCTTTAGTGGTTCGGAGTTTTTGATGCAGTGTCCTAACGGATTTGAGTTTGATCCGAATACAAAA GACTGTGTTCGAATATCAGACACCGGTTGTTTCGCACAACAAAGCTTAGCAACAACAACAGACAACAATAGATTACCCGAGTTATCAACTAACAAGAACGATGAAGAGGATTACAATTGTCCACCAATGTTTTCTGGGAATATCGAACATCCAACTTTGTGTGATTCGTATTACACTTGCTTTGCTGGAATGGAGTTTTTGATGAATTGTTCTCATGGATTCGAATTCGATCCAGTTGTTGAG AATTGCGTCCGAGTTTCGAACACTGGTTGTTTTGCAAGACGATACAACTTAACAACAAGAATGACATCAACTACAACCGAAAACAACAAAATCAAACCAATATGTCCACCGGCTTTCTCAGGAAATCTTCCACACAGAACCAAATGCGATTATTACTATACTTGCTTTAGTGGTTCGGAGTTTTTGATGCGATGTCCCAACGGATTTGAATTTGATCCCACAACCAAC GAATGTGTAAGGATATCGTCGAGTGGATGTTTCGCGCGGCAAAATG